From Leptospira brenneri:
TTTAAAATCCTCACCTAAATAAATTCGTCTTGTTTCAGGATCGTTGATTAAATCATCCGCTGTTCCTGAAATGAGAATTCGACCACTATACATGATATAGGCCCTATCCGTAATTTTTAATGTTTCTCTTACGTTATGGTCAGTAATTAAGATCCCAAGACCTCTTTCCTTTAAAGATTGAATTACGTTTTGAATGTCTTTTACCGCAATCGGATCCACACCAGCAAACGGTTCATCTAATAGAATGAAGTCCGGGTTGGTAACAAGAGCCCTTGCAATTTCACATCGCCTTCTTTCTCCTCCGGACAGAGTGTACCCTTTTTGGTTAGCTACACGCATAATTTGTAACTCCATAAGAAGGGCATCTCTTCTACGGATGATTTCATCCCCAGGAAGGTTCATGGTTTCCAAAATAGCTTCTAAATTTTCGGCAACAGTCAGTTTACGAAAAATACTCGCTTCTTGTGCTAAATAACCGACTCCCATCCGAGCGCGAATATGCATCGGTGCTTTGGTCAGGTCTTCGTTGTCTATGAATACATGTCCCTCATCTGGAGTAACAAATCCAACACTCATATAAAAACTTGTGGTTTTTCCGGCACCATTAGGACCAAGAAGTCCTACAATTTCGCCTTTTCTAATATAAAAACTAACGCCATCAACAACCTTACGTTTGTTATATATTTTTACGAGATTTTCCATCCGAAATGTTTTTACACTTGGATCTATTTCTTTCTGGATAGTTTGAGTTTTACTTTTTTTCGCCATTCGGTATTACCTTAAGCCCATCCGTCAGATAAGCCTTGTCCGATTTAGGAAAGAGAATGATCTTTCCCGCTGAGACTTTTGTGTTGTCCTTGATAAGATTTGGATTTCCTTCTAGGACTAATTCGTCTCTTTTTTCAAAATAAGTTGCATATTCACCTGTCGCTGTCGCCGTTTGTGTTTCCACTTGGACATTACCACGCGCAACCACCTCAAAACGTTCATCAAATCGCTCTAAAAATACTGCGGTAAGTTGACCTTGCTCAGTTAATTCTTTTTTATTCAAAAAAACAATCCGAGGTTCTTCCGTTAAATAAGAATATCCTTTGTCTTTATCATAAGAGAGTAGTCCTCCTTCCATTCGGTAACCATTCTCTTTATCCAAATAACTAACATTTCCGGTTGCCTTGATATCTTTATTATTACGACGACTTTCCAAAAGGTTGGCTTTGAATTCGGAATTCGTCCTATACATAAAGGCGTCCCCGTTCATAGAGGTTAAGGTTTCCTTTCCTTTGTTTTGATGGGTCAGTGTTTTCCCAGTAAACAAAGTCACAACACGTTCCTTTGTTGTAGTATCTTTTTCTTTGTCTTTTTTGTTTTCGTAAGATACCTGATAAATGGTAGCATTCCCATCTAATTGAATGCTTCCTTCTTTTACAAAATAAGAAAGAGTTTGCCCAATCAAAAACCGATTTTCGGAAAACAAAAATGGTTCTCCGCCTAAATCGATCCGATCTTCCTTTTCAGAAAATACTGCGTCTTCCCCAAAAACTTGAAATTCATCGGAAGTCACAACCACCTTCCCCGCTAAATTAGTTTTTGCCTCTTCTAAATAACGAACGATGGATTGGCATTGAATCTTTACGACCTTCCCCTCTTTTTTTTGGATGAGAACGGGATTGTTTTCCAAACTGACAGTCCCCGCCATTTTATCATAAATACCTTTTGAAGCCGTGAGAGTCACTCCATTCTGAAAATCTTCAACGATCACCTGCCCTTTTAAATTTCCAATCAGAGCATCTTCTCCAATGATTTCAATCTCACGAGCACTGAGTTTGATGGTTTTATGCATAATATAAGCACCACCACCCAAGATAAAAACCTTCACAGGAAATCCATTGATCGTACGTTCTTCTTGAGTAAGACTACTTCCACCCCACATAACAGGAATTCTATCTTTCTTATCTTTTGTTTTCTCCACAGAAAAAACGGAGTTTTCTTTTTTCAAAAGATCTTCAGAACCAAATAACACAGGTATCGGTGATGGATTGGCATGAAGACCGAAAAAACTCAAAAAGAAATAAAAA
This genomic window contains:
- the lptB gene encoding LPS export ABC transporter ATP-binding protein, translating into MENLVKIYNKRKVVDGVSFYIRKGEIVGLLGPNGAGKTTSFYMSVGFVTPDEGHVFIDNEDLTKAPMHIRARMGVGYLAQEASIFRKLTVAENLEAILETMNLPGDEIIRRRDALLMELQIMRVANQKGYTLSGGERRRCEIARALVTNPDFILLDEPFAGVDPIAVKDIQNVIQSLKERGLGILITDHNVRETLKITDRAYIMYSGRILISGTADDLINDPETRRIYLGEDFKL